TCTGATGGGTAGACCgagcatcttttttttctttatgacatTTCCTCGTTCAATTCGGTATAGTTTCCGACCAAAAGACAAAAGTTGTTATAGTTAACAACGTATTTTCCGACCGATCGCAAGCCACATTATGGTCTACCACAAGTAAACGGGCATAGCCGATTGTATTCGTCTGCTGCACGATCGAAGCGCCTTCACTTTTGCTCATTCTTGTTTTCCATTGCAGACAACCATCGCCAGTTCTTGAGCGCTAGCGACACCACACAAGATCAAAAAACAACTCgcagctcttcttttcttggcctTCTTTGCCGCCGGTGAGCTCCTCAGTGACCATGTCAAACTCCTTCCAGTGTTGCCGTTGCTGCTGTGGCTTAATCATCTCTCTCGTCCTAACAGCTGTCTTCACGTGGCTCCCACGGAGCGCGTCCAAGCCCAATTGCTCTATCCAGCAGTCCTACCTCCCAGCACTCAACAGATCTTCGGACACTTCCAAGAACACCACCATTTTCTTGGACGTAAACCTGAGCAACGGCAACAAAGAGAGGGGCATCCACTACGACCCCGTGAACCTCACCGTTTCTTACTACGGTGACTGTGAATCGGACCAAGTGGTTTAAGACCATTCTTGCATTTTACCAGGGGTATCAGAAGGAGGCCACGAAGAATGCAAGTGTGGAGACTTATGGGGTGAATTGGCCTGATGTAGTGGCCAAGAATGAGTCTTTGGTTTTCAGGGTGGATTTGGCCACTGCAGTGAGGTTCAAGATCTTGGTTTGGAAGACCAAGAGGCATAAGTTAATGGTGGATGGTAACGTGACTCTCGATGCTGAGGGTGCTAAGACCACCAAGAAGGATATCAAGCTAAAGTCTGGGGTGTGTAGGAATTTTGGGGGTCATTGCTTTTGGCGAGTGTGGATTTCTGTTGTTGCTTTAGATTTTGCTTAACTAAGGGCTGAGTTGGACGCTTCCTTGTGGGGGGGGAAGGCTGATAATGAGATTGATTTTCTGGTATTTCTTGATAGTGGGCTGTGCTGGGTAGTGCTTGCGTGAGGAATGACTTATTTattggaagagaaaaaatcaTTGGTTTCGGTTGAATTTGCTAACTAAACATTTGAATGAATTCTGGTGTTTAGTTCTTATGGAAAGTAGTGCTTATCCTTCATTACATTATTCAGGTTGGTTCAGATTCTTGGTCTTTGTAAACAGAGTGAATTATGTTTACTTTCATACATTTCTCGCATGAAAGACTGCATTGGGACGAGAATCTGGTCACGTTCGCTGCGTTTCAGTGGTATATCTTAAAGgcctctgattttttttttttctggatacttagggcctgcatggtaaccttccccagcccaaaaatttctattcttctcttccccagaacaaaaagaatagaaacctatTTGATAAACGGTGAGTTAgtttttattccggaacaaaaagttagcccgagaatggttttggaatagaaatgagaagtaaaaaagttgcttcttgttccgggaacaagtttaagaaataagtgaattttttttttcttttattcttctcttgctaacCGCCATTGACTGCCGTTGACCACCACttgccgtcgtcgccgccggccggccgTGCCGTCGCCGCCGGTCGTCGGAGGCCGATTGACCGTCGCCGGTCACTACCGGACGCCGCCGGACGCTGCCGGatgccgccggtcgccggaggccgaccgaccgTCGCCAACGCCGGCCGCCGCCCGCCCGGCGATCGCCGACCGATCGCCCGTCCCGGTCACCGGCCACCGCTGGACGACGCCGGACGCCGGCCGACCGTTACGCGGCCCGCTGCCGCCGCAGGCCGACCGACCttacgccgccgccgccggtcgacCGCGATCgcgccggacgccgccgcccGTCGACTCCCGCCGCCCGATCGCCGCCACGGCCCATCGGCCGCCACCTCCGCTGGTCGACGGCGGCCGATGGGCCgtgcggcggcgatcggcggcgggAGTCGGCGGCGCTCAGCGGGCGGCGATgtgcggcggtggcggcgtcgTGGCGTGGCCACGGTATAccggaaaaaataaaacacaaataaatataaaaataaactgttttttaccaaacgcatttctattctttttctatttctagagtaaaaattttgtgtagttatcaaacgggtttttatatagaaattgttccttagaatagaaatagaaaagaattatttctgaaaaaaaattgttccccagccaagaaatgttctcatgcgGACCCTTAGTAGATTCTACAAGTCATTGTGGgccttccaaattttttttttctaagttagGATTTTAAgacaaaatattaattttttctagACAAACAAGTGTGAGAGAGAAGAACCTTTTATTTCTACATAAACGAATAAAGAGAAGACGAGCAGCTTGGTTTTATTTGAAgtataaaattcaatttgaaactAATCTTGCCACCTGCTAAACAAAGTTTGGCATATCTTAACTTTTTAATAACGGGGACCTTTGTTGAATGATGTTACGTTCGTCGCCAATTGCTGATGATGTATTTTGACCAACTTAAACCTTACCGCTAATCCTAATTTTCATCCGACTTCTCATAGAAGCTTAGATTGTCGGATGATCGACTAGCCTCTTATTTTTCTAAGGaagtaaaatattatattcatgAACAAGCTTGGATAGATAAAATGCGGGTGCATAAAGCGGAGACTCGCCCTCTCGTGGTCGACAAGACAGCAAATAACAATGAAAGAAAGCCGGCCACATTCACTGTTATACAAGATAGTAGGACTGATCAGTTCCATGGCCATGGTGGGttggttcccaccttggaaccgagaATCGAAAACTAGCCCACTTGATCTTAAAACGATCTAGTTCAGTTTGATTTTTGAATGAGTATAGGAACTAGCAcatatatcttcatttttttttgtaggatcATTAGTTCTCTTATTCTATTAAAAACCAcgtgtgagttgtgttagaaaagtTTTATATCAGAAAATTAGTATAACGTTGAGTAGTTAATATATGCTCGTTGACCCATAATTtattaacttaaacttttgagtgaatgtgAATTTAAATGGATATGTTGATAGGCTTGGactttagctttttctttgagATCTCCTCAAGTGAAAGTATCAGATTTTGCTGTGCATTCTGTGCATTCTCAACAAATGGAATTAGAACCGGTTGATTAGTGGCCCATTCTCAATGTGTATTCGTTCTCAATGAATATCTCAAGGAATGACTCTTGCGACGAGTCCAACTTCATAGTTTGGTGCTTCGGTCTGGGAAAAAGAGATGTTTGAGGAATATCTAAAGGAATGAATCTTGTGGCCAATCCAACTTTATGATTCGGTGGTTCGGTCCGGAAAAACAATATTAGTGTCAGGAACCGCTTAATGTTATAGTGAATGTGATATGGGCTCACAGGAGTCAGAGTGTGCCCACTACTCTCTCGTGTAACTGGGTAGTTCATCTTGGAGCTAGGCTCAAGGATGGTCCCAAAAGGACTACCCTTCGTTGTTAAGGCCCGAACCCATCACGACACAACGCTCCACGGGGTGCGACCCAGTGTCGAGACCGTACGATGTAGGATAATGGTCCGAAAAGGATTGAGAGTTGAAGAGGGCTGTGGGCGATTATTGGGCCTTTCGGCCCCCGAGTCTCCCATGGGACCCGGTTGAGCTAACCGAAGCGTCGCTCTCCGCACGAGGGAAATGAACATCCATCTGTACAAGTTACGCTCGATCAACTCGTGCGGATCATCTCTTTCGGTTTGGATTCGCGGGTACTGAACTGGTAAGTTGGATCTTCGATCGGTGTCGTCGAGAACTACGCAGTCTTGTTGTCCTAGATTTCAGTATCGAAGATGTTTGCTGATTGTTTCGACATCTGTTATAGGAATTCGAAACGTTTGAGGTTGTTTTTTCTGGGATTTCTCGATGTTAACTTCAGCATGGAATTTCCATTTCATTACCTATCTGGGATTTCTCAGTTTCAGTTTCTCAGCATGAGTTCTATTGTTCAGCTTCGACATCATTCACAATTTGAGATGGGGTAGCTGGTGATTCTGCGAAATTGCAACCCTCTTTTTCATTCAGTAGTCTTTGCGATTTCCCGCAGTTTTTCATCAATTTCTTAAAGCATGCAGCTGATTGTCTTTGGAATCTTCAATCACAGTGCATGTTTGAAGCCGTGAAAATCATTGACCAAGAAAATGCCAAGAACGAAATGTTGTCTTCGGAGCATGCCGGTTGCTAGTTGTGCTGTTACGAGTAGTTTATACATAATCTGCCATCAGTAGCAAATTTTGACTAGCATTCTTTCGTGAATGCTTTGAGTGACATCTATCTTCCGGTGTTTCTAATGGAGTTTTTTCTCCTTCAGTTTGGCAGAGGATACAAACGAATCTGGTTTAAGTGACGCATCATCCGACCAGAGCTAGTTTCCGGTTAATAGATCTCTGACGCTCACAGTTGACCTCTCTTCATCACTCAATGCCCACCGTCGGTCCTCGATCTGGTGATGCAATCTTCGCAAATGTTGAGCGAGTGGTAAGACAAAACATTTGAGTATGACGTACCCAAACCAGTAAGCTGCTAAGATGCCAAtaaatcacaaaagaaaaaaaaaggaggagaaaatctAACATTAATTGAGGGAAGTGGATTATCTGCTGCTCTATGGTCACTGGTGATCGGTCATCTATGTGGAACTTACACCCGAAAGTATATAATCTACCTTTAGTTCTGTTCAACCATTTCTGCAACTTTTATGATGATAAGGTTCTAAAATTAGTCATAGATATTGGTTCTTTCTTTACTCGTGTAACTCAGATTGGAATTGATTTCAGATATTGACCTTTACTAGAATACTTGTGTTGCTTCCAATGTCACTATGTAGCATTAAGTTTTAATTCATACCTTTGTTCCTTGCTTTCTTTGGAGGCTAAGTGATTGAGCTTTATCTTAGATTTGAGTTTTGGCGACAATCTCTGGGATGAGtgattctttcctttccttcagtGTTCCTTTATGCAAAAGAGAATGGACAAGATTGAGCAGCATAAATCTCGTGCTGCTCATTTTGTTTGTTGGTAATTAGAAAGATGTTCTTGCTGCAGAATGCAGAGCTGTTTACTTTAACCTATGGAGCAATTGTGCGTCAATTGCTTACAGACCTGGAGGAGGTTGAGGAAGTCAACAAACAACTCGATCAAATGTGCGTTTCTTTTTGTTACCATGATTTCATCAGCCAGTGTTTGTGTTTCTTGTGTATTGACGAGAATAAAATTATCTTAGCAATGTTCTTTGTCCTTTTACCAGTCTTGTATTTGTTCTCAATTGCTCAACGTCTTAGAATTAGATTATAATGTTGTAGCTTGTGTCAAATACTCTTTGTCAAAATTATTAATTCTAGCAGCGGTAATGAATTCTAGTTTGTGAAAATTATAACTCCTGTGAACTCTGCTAAATTGCTTAAATTTGTCAGTTCTTCACTATTTATATTCTTTGCACTGTTTACCCATCTTGCAGGGGTTATAATATAGGCACtagattgattgatgaatttctagCAAAGGCTAATATCTCCAGATGTGTTGACTTCAAGGAGACAGCCGAAATGATTGCTAAGGTTCCAATCCTTACTATGTTTCATTCCCATGATAATAATAGGAGACTACATGCTTATGGTAGATTAGTTCTAGACAAGCCCAGAGTATCAGTTTGACCTAGTTTCTATATACTATGCTGCAGTAGTAgattgtcaatattggccagtAGGGGGACAGTTTGATTCTCCAACATGACTGATTTTTCCTTGCTTGCGCATATACAAGAACTGTAAACCATGGAAAAGTACAAGTTGAGGTTTATGTTTTACTGAATCAGTTACGTACAGGTGGGTTTCAAGATGTTCTTAGGAGTCACTGCATCAGTGACCAATTGGGACATCGAGGGAACCTGTTGCAATATGGTTTTGGAGGAGAATCCCTTGGTAGACTTTGTGGAGCTTCCTGATACATGCCAAGGCCTATATTACTGCAACGTCTTATGCGGGGTCATCAGAGGGGCCTTAGAAATGGTAAGCTCGATCACTGTTGTAGCAGAACTTTCCAATCATAAATGCACTCGCAGTTTGACTCTTTGTGGTTGCATTGCAATGGGTGCTATCTGTAGATTGTAGAGACTTTCAAATCGAAATTTGTTAGGAGACATCCACTGGTTGTTTTGACCTCCTTGGAGTTCAAGTTTTAGGACAAATTGTCTTGGATGTAGGATTAGGAGAGAAAGGTTATAAGTAGGCGATTTGGTTCAGGCTAACAATTATTCATCTGAACATTCGTGTAGCGCGAATGGATCTGATGCACCTATAaactttttgaagaagatgatatgATTCCTGATCAGTGGCAGAGAATGTTACTCGGTGTTCGTGTTACTCTTTGCCTTAACATTGAATGCTACTTGCATTACTTTCATATCTAGGTGTCGATGAAGACTGAAGTCACATGGGTCCGAGATGTGCTCCGAGGGGATGATTCGTATGAGTTGCAGGTGAAACTTCTGAAGCGAGTCCCAGAAGAGTACCCGTACAAAGACGATGAATAAACTCGTCTGTTTGCAGTTCATCACGGCCTTTCTTCTGCCTTGTGTCCGGGAGGGGAGTGTCAAATAGCTAATATGTTCCCTTCTTAATgatgtgtttttcttttcagtatTGGAGGGATCATCGATGCCGATGGCTTTTCGGTTTCAGTCGTTATATTAAGTTACTCTTTGCCAAACCGAGCCCAACATGACTGCAAACTGACtcttgattcttcttcttcttcttttcttttcttttgttgacttaattttggaacaaataagataattaaaagaaatggataATGAATTGTAGAAGGTACAGACAAACTGGCAACACTTTCTTTAGTCATCAATGACAAAGATAGATTATTTTTTAGTCAATCGGGGTATAAAGTCGATAACTTGGTTGAAAAACACGTCATGAAGCACATGTCTACCTTGTAGTGGGTGTTTCACCCACTCCTTTACCTTTATCTGCGCAGATGGTTATTATATTGACTTACCAGTTCCTCGAACACTCCTTATGAGGTGTGGTAGAGTATATCCTTCCCACTTGAAGGGCACCCTAATTCctcattataatttttttcttccaaggaATATCCATGATGTTTTATGCCTTAAGAGTTTAGATGAAGCATCTTTGGGACATACTTGGATCcaattcttcttctcttctcttcttttgttgacttaaTTTTGGAACAAATAAGATAGTTAAAGAAATGGATAATGAACCGTACAATGTACAGACAAACTAGCAACAACTTTCTTTAGTCATCGTTGACGAATTGATAGATTTTAATTATTATGGCGTAGTAGTCATAGGTGAAATACTATTTGTTAATCCATAGGTAGGCTTTGACGTAAATGTATTCACAGCGCGACaatggagaaaaaggaaattgttcTAGCCtaaatcaaagaaagaaaacaatagaTTTTTTATGCTTGGTCCGAAGTGCACCGCACATTCTACGAGCCGTGGGTTGCCTGACGTAAGCCCAGCGGGCTCGGCGGATCCTAggcataaaaaaaagagaaaagacaaaCTGGCAATAACTTTCTTTAGTCATCGATTACTAAGTGTGCAGTGGAGTTTGCCCTTCCCATCTAAAGGGCCCCCTAAgaatgtaattttttctttcccaccaAGGAAGGAATACCCATGATACTTTACGTCCTAGAGTTTAGATGACGAAGCAGTTTTAAGACATATTCAGatccaattcttcttcttttcctttcttttgttgacttatCCAATAAGATAGTTAAAGAAATGGATAATGAACCGTACAATGTACAGACAAACTAGCAACAACTTTCTTTAGTCATCGGTGACGAATTGATAGATTTTAATTATTATGGCGCATAAGTCATAGGTAAATATTGATTCGTCAGTGTAGAGGTAGGCTTTGACGCAAATGTACTCACAGCA
The window above is part of the Eucalyptus grandis isolate ANBG69807.140 chromosome 6, ASM1654582v1, whole genome shotgun sequence genome. Proteins encoded here:
- the LOC104448345 gene encoding trafficking protein particle complex subunit 3, with amino-acid sequence MPTVGPRSGDAIFANVERVNAELFTLTYGAIVRQLLTDLEEVEEVNKQLDQMGYNIGTRLIDEFLAKANISRCVDFKETAEMIAKVGFKMFLGVTASVTNWDIEGTCCNMVLEENPLVDFVELPDTCQGLYYCNVLCGVIRGALEMVSMKTEVTWVRDVLRGDDSYELQVKLLKRVPEEYPYKDDE